DNA from Hippoglossus hippoglossus isolate fHipHip1 chromosome 1, fHipHip1.pri, whole genome shotgun sequence:
AATATGATTGAACTGGTGTGTTATCATATATTTGGAGAACTCTAAACTTCCTCAGAGAAGAACCTCCAAAATGATGCTCTATCTTTAAGGTGGATCAATCAGCTGGAAGAAAGGGGCTGCACCGACATAACCACTAAAGAGACCACCCACCTTCCTGGATCATAAAGGTGGCACAACATTTTGTACATCTGAAACCAGACTTTTGTAATTTTACGATAAAATGCCAGAGCATTCATCAAATGTGGACTCCCAATGTGAAGCTGGAGAACAAGACATTCAAGCATTGTCACCATCCTACTATACCTTAACCATTTCTATACTAAAGCTTTAACTTTATCATGTTCTCAGATTTCAAGTTCATGTACAGGATCGCTGTAGactttgtatttttgtcattttgcttCTGAGACTTACTGGTTAGGATGTGCACATGTATCCAAGTCCTAGCAGGAATCTAAAAcccccattcagacctggtattaacatccatcctgagtgatcaaTCGCAAGTGGTCAGCATTAAGTTCAGGTATGAACACAGCCAAATACGtcctgagatccaatcacatTCGGAGGTGGTAGTTTAGTTTCACAATGattcaaaagtatttttatcAGTATccatatgtttatttattcatggcCAGTGTCACAAAATCAACAGTCTAACACATAATTGGTGATACTAGatagattcattcattcagcccaTCCTGACTCCTCACTCTTTACCCCTCTCTCTCGCTTGCAGCGACAcaaacaaagtgacagacacatctgtaaactcagactgggtaaaaacaacataatttggtaTTCGCAAACAGAAATGACGTGTGCTTATTTGCATATCGAGcgggggaagtgagatccgatcacaagtggacacaggagacacagaggTGTGTTTTAacgccaggtgtgaacagacaaacttatCACTGTCAACTTGTGATCAGATATCTCGGGACCGATGTTAACACCAAGTCTGAACGGGGCCAAAGTCTCAATCATCCTACAAAGTAAAGTTGTGCCTTGTTTCACTTCTTCAGTGATTGTAGCTAGGGAAGGAGTTGTCATAGTGCAAGGTGTATATGCAAAATTGATGGAGCTGCTCTATTTCCTGGTGAGTCTGTTTTTGTATCATGCCCATGTTTTTGAAAAGAAGCTTTGACTTCGTGATGGAATTCAGTTCAGTccacaaccacacagactcacCTGGTAATAGCAAGTTACAGAAGGACAATTCTGTTCAATGTGCAATATGTGATGTCTACAAATGtgcctctgttttatctgtctcagatgtttctgtcatctagaatttgtttacagctcaatactctgctgcttttttgtATCATGCACAGTAAATATTAACTAAAAACGTCACGTATAACTCAAAagttcatcattttatttgtctacAAAATGCATCAATAAAACAGTTCTCTCTTGATCCAGTTCTTTGTCCTCTTGTTACTGTCTTCAGTGCATTTTCTTGCGTTTCCGTCTCTCCGTGAACTGTTCATATTTGATCAGAGGTAGAAGAAGGGTCGCCTGCTTGTGTTCGCCTTGCAGTCCAGCCTTGTCAGTCTTCCCCCGGGCCGGTCTAACTAGGGTCAGTCCCATTGACTTCGCAACTTCAATCATCCTACAGGAAAATATGAATCAGGTATACCTGCAGAAATCCTCTAAAGCACCTCATAGACAGCCAGAAACACTATGGAGCATGTGCTTTTGACTCTAAGCAGAAAGATTGGGAGGTCAATAATCTTCCTTCAGTGTCTAAACACTAACATTAAGTTACTACATGTTAGtgttcacacatttaaaacaaaacatatcaCATACAGAAGTTCCTGACGGGGTATTTGCTTCTTACCTGGCCTCAGTGATTCCTAGGTCGCGGTGCAGTAATGTGAGGTCAGCTGTCATGTGACccatgtgcagcagcagggccaGAGAGTACGCTGCTATTTTGGCTCGCATTGATGTTGACACAATGTTCAGGACCCTAAAAGGTGGAAGTCATGTGTTTGTATTAAAGACAGAGGAGTCAAATCAAAAATGTGTGCAACAatgaattatatattaaattatatacaTGAATTAGTCCTCTGTACACCTTATAATAACTTGTTTATAATGgattcctctttttcatccacaTTAAGGGTCTAAGGATAGAGGGTGTCATATGGCTTTACAAATTCTCAtgaacatgaactctggaaaaagtCAAGAGAATTAGGTCTAGATATTtgctttcacatgtgaagaactcagcaggagattgtccaggttGTCGTggacaacaggaaaacaaatggaGCGTTCAGGCGAAGAgtgggtagagcatgcaggaggcaggacatgacctATAAGCTCCGCTGCAGAAATCacacgtttttgtttacagcccatCAACACCTTTGTCGACTCTTTGCAGCAAAACCTCTCGAATCTCGCTGTCTTTACAAATTGTTATCTTTAATTGCATCTTCAACGTGTGTTGCACTTCCAATTTTGCGTCCGTCAAGTGTTAGAAACGTCGTCAACACCCCAACTCGCTCACTCCGACTttcctggacattttcctgctgtattctgaCATGTGATCACTCTGAACATTTTTACGACGGGGCGGGTAGAGAAATTTCAGGGAAATGTCTGCACTTCACTTTAGTGATAAACAAATACATCCAGAAATATAAAGTGGTGTAATATACTGCCAAAACAAATTCCAGACACACTGTGATTAGGAAATACATGTTCACACAAAAGGTCTCTGCGAAGCAAATGTAGTCCCTGCAAATATTTTTACTAAATTACCGAGGTGTTACATCATCATACCTGCCATTGTTGAAAGTCTCCACAGTGAATGTTTTGAGCAGCTTGTTTTGAATGATGCGCGGGCAGCCTTCCTCCTGCCCAACtgcacatataaatatatatcagtTAGTGTCATTCCCAGAAGGTGCACAGGACCACACATACTTTGTGACGAAGGCTAAGAACGTTACTCACACTTGCGGGTGATGTTCTTCTGCCGGGCCAGTTTGAGCAGCATTGAGAGGTAAAAGGCGCCTCGTGCCACCTTGTCTCTGGCTTCATCTGCAGTCGGCATGTTCTCAAGGTGCTTCGCAACACACAGGCtccttcaaacaaacaaacgttaGAATGCAAAGGAAACACGTGCAGCTTCATaacatgtgtcagtgtgagcCCATTGTTACTCTACCCTCCGTCATCCGTCAtcttctgcagctcctcagggCTGAGTTCTGCCAACTTGGAACCGGCCATCTCGAGAGTTTCAAACTCAACAGGAGTCAGGACTGTGGTTAGTGATTAAGGACCAAGACCCAAAAGTGTGGGTTGATTTTGTAATTATATTCGGGTCAGGTTCGGTCACGTTGGTTGGGTTATGTACATGATTGTTTACAAAACACAAGCCTGTAATCAGGGTCTGGTTCAGACACTAAGTATGAAACAGGTTTTCTCTCAGGCTTGGACAGAAAATTGTAGCCCAAGCCAAACAAATCCAGCTGTCATTGTGAAAACgcaatacattttctgttgtatCATCTACAGTTCTTACATCCTTtggtaatacacacacacagagccaatGAAGGATACGATCGTCCAGTAGGTAGACGTCCTCAGGTTTGTCTGCGTTTGCATCGCAGGGAGGCAAGTGGAGAGCCAGGTCTCCTTGGGACTCTGTCTCAGCAACTTCCTGTTGTAGAGctgaggaaagagaaaagaaaatttgTAAAAATAAGTATCAGAAACAAACTCAAGACTCGAGAACACAGGGAAGACAACAGAGACTTAAACAGCCAGAAATTCCAGGTGAGCTTTGTGCTTTCCTGACTGTTTAACTTACCTTCCAGACCCTTCTGGTCGATCACATTGCTGGCAGCTTTAGCCACAGCTTGGTGCAGTGTATCGCTGCCCACCTGATTCAGCCTGCGGGAGCTCAGAGCTCTCTTCTGCTTGTTGGTGCCAAACGTTGAAATCAAAGATTCAACCTACAGAGAAAAGGGGATGCAACATTAATACATTATTGCCAAGTGGAATGTTGCTCTAGTCGTGGTCTGAGAGGAATAGAAGACATCATGGTACCTTTTCTCTGTAGGTCAGAGTCGTGTCCTGGGATTTTGCAGTGTCCGTCTCTCctggtgaaaaaaaacagaaaatttgCCCTGACAAAATCTCAGCATCAAATATTTGCCTTTCAAAAGATAATGATTTGGTTTTAGAAAATCATCAATCATTTGGGTTATGTAGACCTATTAGGATTTTTGGGAGACGATACCAATATTAGgaagttaaacatttttttatatcaatatatatcaaaaaatttgatttaaatgttatattcaGTTTAATGCTCAACACGTGTTGCTGGTTGTTTTCCTTACCTGGTATGACAGGCTGCATGTTGAAGAGCTGAGCATTGTGCACCTCCATTTGCATGGTCTGTTTGTTCAGCACTCCGACATAATATCTAAACAGACACCAAACGTACACCTGTTAATCCTGTTCACAGTGGTGAACAATGGTGTTGGTCCTAGTTTCTGAAAATGTGCTGCATTCACATACTTGCAAAGGTTGTTGCATTTCAGTGACCCCGTTCCAAAATTATTTCCGACATAGGACAGTCTCTCTGATTCAGCAACCTACACAGAGGAAGATGTAAGCAACACTGTGTTATAATTCACACTCAAAACACAAATCATATATATACAAGAAACAACTATACCAATGCCTCCACAGCCACTGGTAGCATGCAACAAAGTACATTCACTTCATTACTGTAATTGAGTAAGTTTTCACTGCATagatcagcaaatatctgtactttctactcaTTTTCAcagtgaattgtgttttttttatttttttagaagTGATCAATAGCAAGAAGAGatttgatccaatcagagcgggcaaGTAACATCAGACCCGCCTCCTCAGCTATAATGATGTGGTAAACTGTTACATTAGGAAATAGGCAAcactctgcaagtacttttactttcaataCTATAAGAAGCAAGCAAGTactgtgttattttttcttaaaCAGAGGATTATTATAAACACAAGGTACAGTGTGAACACATCTGTCAGAGGATAACAGTGGTTCTGCATCTTCCTCACCAGTATCCGTCTGCTTCTCTTCCTGGGGTTGTTCTCATCTACGCTCTTGTACATGGAGAAATCCAGTTTGTCTGCATTTCTCACGCTGCCGTTTGAAAACCggactgtaaaataaatcataatattaataaatattaataaaaaaaagacacacagagaggagcctGTCAACAGCTACTGCACACAAtccaaaacatgtttattatgAGCCACAAGAAAATACATCAATGAAGCAGCAACTAATATAATGCTGCGATGTTAAAACGATTATATTCATCAGTGTGTCatgttttaaagtatttttcctGACTCAGTGCGCGTGTCACCTGGATTTCACTGAACTAAACAACTAGCCCCGCTGCTGCTAGCCCCCACGTGTACGATACAAACAAGCGTTTATACGTGAGAAATACGTATGATCCGACGTTTACTGGCGTCATTacaatttgtattatattattaaaaagtcTGAACAAGCAACAAGAGGGAACAACGCACCCATAACAGCTTTGTcgccttctctttcctctttacAACACACTAACGAGcaggaggccgccatgtttgttgtcatgTGTGACGAGAGGATTCACTCCCTGCTACTTCCGCCTTCGCCGAGCTTGACAACGTAGTCCACCATCAGGCATGTGAATTTAAGAATCtgacaataaatacaatatattggaaatcaagtttttaaaaacagcaaaacttttaattaaaattaaaattgacaaaaaggaaaaatttaGGCCACATGAATTCAGAAAGGAaggtttttcaaaataaaatagttcTGTGCAATAAATTAAGTGATATTTAAAGAGTAACTTCCCCACACAGCTCTGAGCCTCACTCCACCCTCTGATCCTTTTTGAAACATGATACAAACTGGGCATGGGTCTGGGGGGTGAGACAGGGCCGCTGACCTCTTCAGGCCAAAAATAATGGAGAGCGACACAGATTCATTGAGATAGATGATAAGAAAATGCTGCTTTGAATCGCTGGTCATATTAAGAAATGACCACCCAGAGAAGTGTGGCTGAAAACTACCTgggctgaggaagaggagagttcAGAGGCAAATTGACCAAGTATCACTTTAGAAATAAGTAATATAACAGTGCTGCATTAGAAGAAATACTGAATACTCTGATTCTGCAAGTCATTGCAATCCTGACAATCCAAATAGATAGatcaacagacagacagacagacagacagtcagtcagtcagactgagtgactgactgactgactgactgactggttggttggttggttggttgattgattgattgattgattgattgattggatggatggatagatagaaaTATAGctagatagacagacagacagacagactttgCTGTAAGATAGTAGAAGGATGAGGAAGTGGCTCTGGTGGGGAAACAGCGCCACCTTGTGAGTCTGGAAGGTAAAAGCCGTCTGCACAGTGACTGATGGGAGAATTCATAAAGTGAAACATTGTCTCCCTGCAGAGATCGCTTTACAGCCTGTGTCCGCCTCATTCACGGTTGCTATTATGCCCGACTGTGCCCGGGGGAGGACACCGACAGATGCGTGAGACAAGCGGTCACGGAGAGGACACATCCCCGGCAGCTCACATCCAAACACAGGAGGACACAGCGCACACTGGATCgcgggtggtgggggggggggggacatggcGTGTGACCGCTACACAGACCGTGTTAGCAGCCTGAAATGTTAGCTAGTTTACATCTGAAGATACAAACAGCAGTTTGTACACAGGGGAAGCGGCGCAGCCAGAGCCAACCGCAAGCTAATGCTAGCGTTGTAGCTAACAGGCTATTTGCTGGTGTGTAGCCAGCTAACTTTAGCCTCTTCGGTATCTCTGCTCGGGGCCcggtcctcttcttcttcttcttcctcctgggACCGACGCTTTCAGGATAATTCAAGGTAACGTCAGACGTCAGCAGCTCCATATTGTCACCGTGTGTTTGCTCGTTCAGCTACAGTAGCTAACTGCTCCTGTGGCAGCTAGTCCAGACTTGTTAgctgtgttgtattgtttttatcattattatgcaTAAATTCAGTGTAAACTAGCTACTGTGCATTATACAGTGTTTCTTTGAAGTTTGTCCCTTTACAGTAGGGATTAATAACACcactagatagatagatagatagatagatagatagatagaattTGTCCCTTTACATTATGGATTAATAACCCCACTGATATTTTAGTTCCCCCTCACATTACTGCCTTTGTCCCACAGCTGCagactttgatttgttttacatCCTCACATCAGCACCTCCTCTAACAAACCTAGCAAGTGACAGCATCTTCACCTGTGTTACCCCATCATTACTCCCATGTACTCTGTCCCCCTGACAGTCTCATCCCAGGCCTCCATCGCCTCAGGCAGCCTGCTAATGTTATCTTTGCTGTCACATAATCTGTTGATTAGTTACCGCGTTAAACGTGTAGTCAATAAATTGGgtgaaaaaaacatccatcacaATTTCCCAGAGCCCGAAGCTGCTTGTTTTGTCTTATAAACGGTAAAGGATGTAACCAATTTTTACACAATCACGtgtatcacttttttttcatcgagatctatgaattattcattgggaaaatgtaaaaaaaaatgccttttgGTCTTCCCAGACCCAAACTGCATctttccaccaggtttcgtggaTATTCgttcagatgtttttgtgtaatcttgcttacaaacaaacaaacaaacaaacaaacaaacagacagacaggatgtaaaacataacctcttttgttgtgtttgataTCTGACAACCCATCAAAGGATTCAAAGAAAATCCTGTTTATCAATGCTGTGTTGATGTGGACTaatcaacacttttttttatgtattaagGGTCATGGATTTCCCGGGCCACTTTGAGCAGCTCTTCCAGCAGCTGAACTACCAGCGTGTCCACGGCCAGCTGTGTGATTGTGTCATCGTTGTGGGGAGTCGACACTTTAAAGCCCACCGCTCTGTGCTGGCGGCCTGCAGCACTCACTTCAGAGCCCTGTTCACTGTTGCAGAGGGAGATTCCAGCATGAATATGATTCAGCTGGACAGCGAGGTCAGGATCGTAAAAACCTTGTCAAAGGCAGTAGCAATGTAGTATAATCTTAATAATTTATAATGATGTCCGCATAGAGGGTGTGGAAGAGTGTAATCCAGTTAAAACATGGACATAATTGACATATTAAATTCTGTTTTGTTACTGTTTAAAATAGCACAGACAAGATCAAGCAGATATTTGTGTGATTGCAGGTGGTGACGGCTGAAGCTTTTGCTGCTCTGGTGGACATGATGTACACGTCCACACTGATGCTGGGGGAGAGCAACGTCATGGATATCCTCCTCGCTGCCTCACACCTGCACCTCAACAATGTAGTGAAAGCCTGTAAACACTACCTGACAACACGTACGCTGCCTATGTCCTCCTCATCGGACAGACCCACACATCACCACCCTCAGCAGGACCAGCAGAGgcgcaggcagcagcagcagcagcagcagcagcagcaacagcagcagcagcaacagcagcaacaagcaGATTTAGCAGTGAACCCTACTCTAGCAGCTAATGCTAACCTTGCAACAAATGCTGCCACAACAAAGTTGCAGCGCTCCTTCCTGTTGCAGCAGCTCGGACTCAGCTTGGTGAGCTCTGCTTTGGGTGGGATAGAGGAGGATGGGATGGGAAATATAGTTGGCAATAGAGAGGTAGGACAGAGAGCCTCTTTCCCAATCCGGCGCTTCCACAAACGCAAGCCCTCCCTAGCACTGAACCTGTCAGAAGAGAGACCCAGGCAGAGGCAGCGCCCCTCAGCCCCTAACCACGGTTTGTTGGGAGAGGAAGGGCTGAACGCAGAGCGGGAGGAAGGAGCACTCCTGTCCCCGGACTCCCACAAGATGGGGGACGAATCAAAATTAGATGCTGGCCTCGTAGGGATCTCCCAAGATGATCCTCAGATGCCCAGCCAGTCAGACAGTGGacactgtggggggggggacttggGGAGAATGCAGGGAGGAGTGAGCAAGGAGGAGGATATGGATGACCATGACCACCAGGACAACAGGTTAGCGGTGAAGATTAAATCAGggactgaggaagaggaggctgaagaACAAGAACAGAAGGTAAATCTGTGGCttcttgtttttgaaaactTGCAGTTGACCTCATGCGAGAACATTTTCACGAGTTTTCCAAGATGGATCCACCAAACTGTTAAATGCGCAAACTCGGACGAGGTGCACGTCTGtggaattagatttttttcacaCTGTACAAATCTAAATTTCTGTAATTCTAGTAAccatatttatattaaatacagtattttgCTGTCTATGAAAAATTAATGAATCTGTTTGTAAGTGCGTTTTGATCCTGACCATCACAAAATCATTTAACTCATATCCAAATCACTCTGCTCTAAATAAGCTGCTGTCCTTGTAAGCTCCTCTCGATTAAAATAACCCCAAAACATCAGAAAATCAATATCTGCTTTAGTTAAAACTGGTCCTTTGCTTCCCACAGGTGGTGGTTAAACGAGAGCCGCTAAGCTCGCCTGAGCCAACGGATGAAATCAGTGACGTGACATCGCAGGCTGAGGGCAGCGACCCGGCCGAGCCTGGATGtccagaggaagaggggaaggtGGAGCTGAGCCCAGAGAGCAGCGACCGCAGCTTCACCTCGGAACCCCAACCCAGCTCGGACTCTCTGCTGCAGCCCAGCTCCCAGCTTCTCATCAAAAGCCACATGGGAGGAGGTGCCGGAGGTTTTGGATGTAACAACGGATCAAATAGCAAACCTGGTTTCAGTATTTCTAGCTTCCTTAGCCCAAAGGATTACGGAAGTGGTGTTGCAGGGTTGGTTACAGGAGAAGATAACCTGCCCAACACGACAACTGGGGATGCACATCACTTCCTGATGAGACAGGATGCTGCTGGACCACCTGGCTCTGCTTCTTCTTGTCTTCTGCAGTCCCCACTCAGTGGTGAGAGTCGCAACAGCTTTGGAGACAACTTGCAGCATGATTCTCTATTCCTCCGTCCCCTGCACGACAGTTTGGGGAACcccagaggaggtggaggaaataTGAGTGGAGGGCATGGAGGGTTTGAGCCCTTTGGTTTGGACTTCCAGCGCTCCAGTCTGGGGCTTCACTCTCTAGGGCAACCCTCACGAGGAGCCGGAGGAGCCGCCACTGCTTCTCTGGGCTATCCAGGATACAGGCGTATTGCCCCCAAAATGTTGTCCGGTAtaggaggagaagaaggtgtAGGCGGTGTTCTTCAGgattctgcctcttcctcctcaagTCTGGCAAG
Protein-coding regions in this window:
- the LOC117770899 gene encoding zinc finger and BTB domain-containing protein 5 translates to MDFPGHFEQLFQQLNYQRVHGQLCDCVIVVGSRHFKAHRSVLAACSTHFRALFTVAEGDSSMNMIQLDSEVVTAEAFAALVDMMYTSTLMLGESNVMDILLAASHLHLNNVVKACKHYLTTRTLPMSSSSDRPTHHHPQQDQQRRRQQQQQQQQQQQQQQQQQQQADLAVNPTLAANANLATNAATTKLQRSFLLQQLGLSLVSSALGGIEEDGMGNIVGNREVGQRASFPIRRFHKRKPSLALNLSEERPRQRQRPSAPNHGLLGEEGLNAEREEGALLSPDSHKMGDESKLDAGLVGISQDDPQMPSQSDSGHCGGGDLGRMQGGVSKEEDMDDHDHQDNRLAVKIKSGTEEEEAEEQEQKVVVKREPLSSPEPTDEISDVTSQAEGSDPAEPGCPEEEGKVELSPESSDRSFTSEPQPSSDSLLQPSSQLLIKSHMGGGAGGFGCNNGSNSKPGFSISSFLSPKDYGSGVAGLVTGEDNLPNTTTGDAHHFLMRQDAAGPPGSASSCLLQSPLSGESRNSFGDNLQHDSLFLRPLHDSLGNPRGGGGNMSGGHGGFEPFGLDFQRSSLGLHSLGQPSRGAGGAATASLGYPGYRRIAPKMLSGIGGEEGVGGVLQDSASSSSSLASPLLLNESGGYDMNSGRPTSLPPQLTRASADVLSKCKKALSEHNVLVVEGARKYACKICCKTFLTLTDCKKHIRVHTGEKPYACLKCGKRFSQSSHLYKHSKTTCLRWQNSNMSNGLM
- the polr1e gene encoding DNA-directed RNA polymerase I subunit RPA49 → MTTNMAASCSLVCCKEEREGDKAVMVRFSNGSVRNADKLDFSMYKSVDENNPRKRSRRILVAESERLSYVGNNFGTGSLKCNNLCKYYVGVLNKQTMQMEVHNAQLFNMQPVIPGETDTAKSQDTTLTYREKVESLISTFGTNKQKRALSSRRLNQVGSDTLHQAVAKAASNVIDQKGLEALQQEVAETESQGDLALHLPPCDANADKPEDVYLLDDLLTPVEFETLEMAGSKLAELSPEELQKMTDDGGSLCVAKHLENMPTADEARDKVARGAFYLSMLLKLARQKNITRKFGQEEGCPRIIQNKLLKTFTVETFNNGRVLNIVSTSMRAKIAAYSLALLLHMGHMTADLTLLHRDLGITEARMIEVAKSMGLTLVRPARGKTDKAGLQGEHKQATLLLPLIKYEQFTERRKRKKMH